From the Heterodontus francisci isolate sHetFra1 unplaced genomic scaffold, sHetFra1.hap1 HAP1_SCAFFOLD_61, whole genome shotgun sequence genome, the window ggcaggtagaatagaaaaacagaatattatttatatagagagagactgcagaatgctgctgtaccaatgaatctgggtgtccaggtacatgaattacaaaaatgttagcatgaaggtatcgcaagtaattggcatttttagcaaggggaatggagtataaaagtaaggaagttttgccataactttacagggcaatagtgacatcccatccccatacagttttggtctccttaaataaggaggaatatacttgcattggaatcacttcaaagaaggttcactcggctgattgctgggatgtttgattgtcttatgagaaaatgttgagcaggctgggcctatactcactggagtttagaagattgagaggtgatcttattgaaacctgtaagattctcagtgggctggacaggtagatgctgagaggacgtttctccttgtgggggattgtagaattaggggccagagtttaagatgagcagtcgctctttcaagaaggagatgaggaggaatttcttctctgagagggttgttaatctttggaattctgctctccagaggactgtggaggctgtgtcattgaatatattcaacgcagcaatagacagatttttgatctacaacagagtcaatggttatgggggcaggcaggaaagtgaagttaaggccacaatcagaactgccatgatcttattgagtggcagagcaggcttgatgggccaaatggtctactcctgtcctatttcgtatcttcttatgttcttacacacacacacagacacacacacacgcacacacacacaaccaatgtgtggtggatctagaattaatcccactttcatacacaataccagtgactgaaaggtacaggattaatcccacagatggatacagtaccaccgacaggtacagaattaatcccatgcTCACGGTCAGCACCCGggatcgaaagatacacgtgatctctaccctcacataacaatatcaggctgagttacagaatgatttccacattcatactgagcaccaatgactgcgaattaattcatcccacaatcacacacactaccaaaggctgacagatacagaattaatcccacactcctatgtagtagcaaagactgacacatacaaaatcattctcaaatactcctacagtacctggcagattcagtgactgccaaactcacataaatcaccacagactgacagataaagaatgaacttacacacacactgagatactgacagatataccttgaattccacacatacagaaccactgacagattaagaccaagtccaaaatcacataacattccagagactgacagaatgaatcaaatgctcatacacagtgccactgacagaatgtattccacactcacatacaataccgaagactgacagatacagaatgtatctcacactttcacaaagtaccagtgagtgacaggtacagaatgaatcccacattcacacatgatactagagatggacagctaaaaaacaataagactgccagaatagatagaattcacatcaaaattctaaaatatggcagagaaacactcgacacaaatgcatgtctcatttccctcatctagaaggaggagagcatgtcaggggatcgccgtgatgcggtaattgtgatcatctttaaaaaacgttgacacgaccgactgtgttaactatagaggggtatccctgctgtccaccacagggaaggtcatcacaagagtccttctcaactgcctcctccccgtggctgaagagctcctactggaatcacaatgtggattctgtccatcaacaggcacagtgaacataatcttcacagcaagacaacttcaagaaaatgtaaggagaagcagcaacctttatacatagccttctctgacctgacaaaggccttcgactccaccaaccgagagggattatggaatgtcctcctcaaacatactgcactacgacatgcaagctgtaatccttgccaacggatctatcactgacccaatccgagtgcaacctACGTCAtgtaaggctgtgtcatcggcaccaatgctcttttccatctttcttgctgcaacactccacctcatctcctcacactcaaacacagcacctgacagagacagaatgaatccatacagcaccagagactgagttaccaaattacataaaacactcaaacacagtagcctagactaaaaatgaaattaattgcacactcacatgcaatagcagagacacaacgacacagaatcagtcaataagtgtcctcccaacaacagccagggcatttccaggaagctccacacagggagcggctctttcaacagaaactggggctggagagagtctttgtgaaatatacttcctgattgcagtatgggtgtttgtgattggttgcaaatatttaatctgattggatggcgaaagagaccaattgtagaattacaatataaaaccattgtgacatcactcccaatcacgcaatcacaatctttactttcccccatccctcatgagcatagagctgtgggattgtctatttaatccgctctcggaaggggtttggtttatttctgagtctgaaattgaaactgaagatggttgaggagaagaagaaagtagctgctaagaaaggcgccaagaaaactgtgagtaaaccatcagcaaagggcggtaagaggcggagaaagtcgaggaaggagagttactccatctacatctacaaagtgatgaagcaggttcaccccgacaccggcatctcctccaaggccatgaacatcatgaactcgtttgtgaacgatattttcgagcgcatcgcgggtgaggcttcccgcctggccgataacaacaagcgcagcaccatcagctcccgggagatccagaccgccgtgcgcctgctgctgcccggggagctggccaaacacgccgtgtcggaagggacaaaggcggtgaccaagtacaccagctccaagtaaaactgcacaatggactgaaaaaaatcccaaacacaacggctcttttaagagccacccacaatctctctgaaaaagctgcatccgaacatctctatgaaatcatttttagacaatgtgtaacataataaatgttccactgctgtgtttttgtctgctgtcccataaaccgaacgaAAACCCATAATCCACTCATCCGCCTttccttttttgcttaaagctgttttTGTGGTTTTGCACAGTCCCTGAATGACCGCAtgaacagctgctttcagcggtaagagtcagacctcagtcccttcactctcttcctgaaatgtgaactgattcataatTTTatcaacagcaactctccgcagtgtaacagcccggaatgagattattacacagcagacaaAGGGCTGTTTGCGgactcgatccggctccctcttttcagagaaggacactgggctctgattgaagataaactgaatgtttcccttcagggaagtgctgtgaacagggatttagtaccgcccgggacagtttgaaagcgattgaagaaagatccacaatttaaacaacattttaaacccgcgtctgtaattggtgacggaaagagttgaatagaacaaaataaagggaaggggttttaattatttgacgaaggatgacatttattttaatccactcctttctgacaatgaaattggcgggctttttgaaattgacaaattttctgcttctgatgttgtggcagtaaatcccgcccacttctgtttgtcagtgacctgattggtgaagaatataggcaaatgaggtgaatttagtagcgaccaatggggagagttttcagtctataagtaaagtaaatgctgcggaaaatatccattctttgtgaaagtatttgtgagattgtggaaatgtctggaagaggaaagaccagcggcaaagctcgggccaaggccaactctcgctcctcccgggctgggctgcagttcccggtgggccgtgttcacaggcacctaagaaagggcaactatgctgagcgtgtgggtgccggagccccggtctatctggctgctgtgctcgagtatctgaccgctgaaatcctcgagctggctggcaacgcggcccgggacaacaagaagacccgcatcattcccagacacctgcaactggccgtgcgcaacaacgaggagctcaacaagctgctgggaggagtgactatcgctcagggtggggtgctgcctaatatccaggccgtgctgctgcccaagaaaaccagcgctcagagctcccagaaaaagtaaagcggccaaaatgtcatctaataaaccaaaggctcttttcagagccacccacagtctctgtgaaagggctggttcctgtctgattccaaaatgtcagtaacaggaccgactgagaactatttcaaatgtttaagcatctgtttcagtgatttctcactatcccctcaaacctgtctaatttatttcttcaaca encodes:
- the LOC137363463 gene encoding histone H2A-like; its protein translation is MSGRGKTSGKARAKANSRSSRAGLQFPVGRVHRHLRKGNYAERVGAGAPVYLAAVLEYLTAEILELAGNAARDNKKTRIIPRHLQLAVRNNEELNKLLGGVTIAQGGVLPNIQAVLLPKK